The DNA segment ACGTACTCGGAACAGATGGTAGTGCATTCGTAAACGTTGGCATGAAGTACGAGATCACAGGTAAAAACAGCTGGAATTATGATGGCCCAAAAAAGAACATGTATCAGGTACAGCATGATGAACTTTTTGCCGCAATCCGAAGCGGAAATCCGATCAATAACGGCGAGTATATGACCCATAGCACCTTGCTCGCAATCTGGGGGCGAATGGCTGCGTATAGCGGGCAGACGATTAGCTTCGAACAGGCGTTGAATTCAGATGTGGTGCTGGGACCAAAAATCGAAGAATACAATTGGGACCTTAAATGGGAGAATCAGCCGGTGGCTTTACCGGGCGTAACAAAAGTCATCTAACCGGTCAATTTAACGCAGTCATGAAAAAAATATTAATAGGGATTGGTATGGCTTTTTTAGCCCTGTTGGCGAATACTTCAACTTTGTTTGCACAGACCAAACCGATACAATTTGGGGAAGAGCGGAACCTGGAACATGGCAAAAAGAAAGTAATCAGCTGGATCAATGTAAACACGGAACCGGGAACCTGGAAAAAGGAAAAAGACCTGTTGATCTGCTCAGGAAAGCCTATCGGAGTAATGCGCTCGGAGAAGCTATATGAGAATTTTATATTGCAGGTAGAATGGAAACATATGGAAGCGGGGGGGAACTCCGGAGTGTTTGTATGGAGTGATGCAAAACCCGGTGAACAGAACCGCTTGCCAGCTGGGGTGGAGGTGCAGATGCTGGAACTGGATTGGGTGAATCAGAATTTGCAGAATGGCGTAATGGCTCCAATCGCCTATGTGCATGGAGAACTGTTCGGGGTAGGTGGGGTAGAAACCGTTCCGGATAACCCGAGAGGGGAACGCAGTAAGTCCATAGAAAACAGGTGTAAGGGCAAAGGGGAATGGAATACCTATAAAGTAGTTTGCGTAGATGGAACGATCAAACTATCGGTAAATGGTAAATTTGTAAATGGTGTCAGTAAGTCGACTGTAAAGAAAGGTTACCTTTGTCTGGAATCCGAAGGCGCAGAGATTCATTTCCGGAACTTAAAGGTGACGGAACTTTGAGCAATAAAAAGAAGATATGACCACAGAGAATAACGACTGCAATGGGAATCCTTGCCCCGCTTCAAAATTATTGAAAATGTTGTCGGGGAAATGGAAGGCTCAGATCTTCAGGTTAGCATTAGATGGCCCTTTGCGTTTCAACAGCCTGATCCGGCAGCTGGAAGGATCAAACAAACAGGCCATTGCTGTGGCACTCAAAGAGCTGGAAGAAGAAGGCTTGTTTGAAAGAAAAGTCATCCGGCTTAAACCACTCCATGTAGAATATATGCTCTCCGAAAGAGGGGCCTCGATGATTAGCGTTTTTCAGCAATTGGAAGAATTATAGCATTGATGTTCAGCGCCGGAGGGTAGTCATCTTTTTCTGACTTATTGCAGGACCTGTTCAATCAGAATAGCTTTGCTGCTGAATTTAACATTTAAGTAGAAAAACATGAATAATCCTTTGATGTGCGACCCTGAAACAGGAAGCTGTGAAATGCCCGGCCTTCCTGAGGAAAATGAGACTACCTTACCGAAAGCAGTAGAAAAACCTTTACGCGTCATTTATTTTACCGATCCTATTTGCTCTTCCTGCTGGGGAATAGAACCTCAGTTGCGTAAGCTGAAAATGGAATATGGAGCGCTGCTTAACATTGAATACCATATGGGGGGACTTTTACCCGACTGGTCTTACAACAGTGGAGGGATTAGTAAACCCGCTGACGTGGCTTCGCATTGGGATGAGGTGAGTTTGTATTACGACATGCCCATCGACGGAGATGTCTGGCTGGAAGATCCTCTGGATTCTTCTTACCCACCTTCCATTGCATTTAAAGCTGCTCAGATGCAGGACCCAAACAAAGCCTTACTTTTTTTAAGGCGAATAAAAGAAATGGTTTTTCTGAAGAAGAAGAACATTTGTAAATGGGAACACTTGTCGGCAGCTGCAGTCGAAACAGGGCTCGATCCGGTAAAACTGGACCTGGATGTTCAGGAAAAGGCAAAACAATATTTTCAGGAAGACCTGCAGCTGACAGGTTCCTGGAATGTCAGGGGGTTCCCAACTTTGTTTATTACAGATGCCAAGGGCAATCAGGAGAAGATCTATGGGGTAAAACCATATTCGGTTTATGAAGCGGCCATATCGTCCCTTTTACCAGATGCTGAGCAAAAAAAGGCAACGCCGGAGCACACTTTGGAGGTTTTGTTCTCCGCCTATCCAACGATCACAAGAAAAGAATTATCTGTTATCGCAGGTCTTTCTTCAGAAGAGGCAGAAAGGGTATTGGACAACCTTGTGGCTGAAGACAAACTGGAGCTCAGCATCACAAAGAACGGGAAGATCTGGAAAATAAAAAACTGACAATTGCACTTAATGTTTTGACAAAAGCACTCAATCTTTTTATCCTTAATTCTGCTTTATTTGAGATGATGAATGTCCTGTAGGGACATCAGATTTTTATCATAAAGTAATATGATAGGTTAGTTAATTAGATAGGGGTATCTTCTTATCGAATTGAAAAGTTCTGCAGGGGCCTGGATGGGACCTCCAGACTTTTTATTCTCGCTACACAGCCGTATCTTAGTCTTGAAAATGAGAGAAAAAAAGAATATGGACTAATGATCACGGAGCAGTATTTTTACAATTGGTATTGTCCCGGGAAACTGAAGCAAATGGCAGGGCTGATGTTTTTAGTTTCTTTTCTGTTTTTGTTTTTATTCCGGCCATTTACCGTAACAGAAACGGAGCTTAAATATTCTTATCTGTTCACTTGCTTTTTACATGCATTATCTCCGGCACTGATCATGTTCAGCTATTTTACCATTCTGATCTATTTCCAAAAGACAAACCCGGACCGCGATGAAGGGCCTGTTTTCAAATGGATCACTTCCATTGCCGGGATGTTATTCCTGATCGGACTGGCTAGTTTTTTTTTGCGTGACTTGATTTATACCAATCCGAATAACTGGTCTTTACGTTATTTGTGGGAAGAAATAAGAAATGCTTATTTAGCGGGTACGCTTTTCTTTTCCTATTTTCTTTTCGCCAGATCTTATTTTCATCAGCGGAAAACAGAATTGGCAGCGGCGGTACCTGTCAGCGAAATCACCCTTCCCGAAAATCAGGAAAACATCTTTGTAAAGGCTCATGTTAAAATCGACGATTTCAATTTCAATCCGGCGGATTTTCTGTTTGCAAGGGCAGAAGGCAATTATGTTGAAATCACGATGCGAAGAGAGCATGGTTTACAAAAAGAACTCAGGCGGATCTCCTTGAAGCAACTGGAATTACAGCTTACCGGATATGTTGGTTTCCTGAGGTGCCACCGGGCCTATTTGATCAACATTCAAAAAGTAGCTGATTTTTCAGGAAACTCGCAAGGGTACCTGCTCTCATTTGACGAAGTTGCAGAAGAAGTTCCGGTTTCAAGAGCAAATCTGCAACTCTTTGACCAGCGTTATCAAATGCTGCATTCTGCAAATTAGCCGGTTTTTTCTATTCTTGTTGTTCGTCATCACAAAAGGTAGTTACCGGTCACAAGTTTTTAAAGGGCCATTTCAGATTGTCTACGTTTGAAGAATGAATATACAGATAGAAAAAGTAACCACACAAACACGCACACCCTGGATAGATTATTTACGTGGTTTTGTGACCGTTTTAGTGGTCGCACATCATACTTCTTTAGCCTATACGACCTTTGCCAGTTTTAATAAAGCGGCTTATATTTCTTCTACTCATCCGGTGGTTGACGCCATGCGCTGGATAGGAATGGATTATTTTGAAGACTTTAATGATATTTTCTTTATGTCTTTAATGTTCCTCATTTCCGGCATTTTTGTAATGAGCAGTCTGCGGAAAAAAGGAACAGGATTATTTATTGCAGATCGGTTTTACCGGTTATTGATCCCCTTCTTTATCGGGGTGACTCTGTTGATGCTGATGGCGCATTATCCGGCTTACTACCTCGCTCATGGGAACTTTAACCTCAAAGACTATGTGATCGATTTCTTTACCGTAGAAGCATGGCCTGTAGGACCACCATGGTTCATTTGGGTTTTATTTGTTTTCAATGTCGTCCTTGCGCTTTTATATCCTTTTGTAGGACCTTTTATCAACAGACTGGGAGAAAGGCTGGCCAATTGTGCAAATCGTCCGCTCAAGGTCTTATTCATCTGGTATTTGTTAACCTGGATCACGTATGTACCCTTAATGCTTTGGGCGGGTGCAGGAACCTGGACGGGCTTTGGACCCTTCGACTTTCAGGTGAGCCGGGTGCTGCTGTACTTTGGCTATTTCTTAATTGGAGTGCTGGTTGGCAGTTCAGGTATAGACCGGAGTATTTTTGGAAACCATAGTCTGCTGATGAAAAAATGGTCTTTATGGGGGGTAGCTGCTATTTTTACTTATGTGGTATTGAAGCTGAGCGAAGCGCCACTTAAAGAAATGTATGCGCAAAAAGGATCGAACCCTTTATTGATCGCCTTGATTTACCGTTCCATCTGGACCTTGTCCTGCACCTTGAGCAGCATTGCTTTGATCAGTCTGTTTAGAAAGCTCTTTAGTCATGCAAATCGCTTCTGGCAAAGCCTTTCAGAAAATGCTTACGGCATTTACCTGATCCATTATATTTTTGTCATCTGGTGTCAGTTTCTTTTATTGGAGGCCGGTCTTCCTGTGGTGATTAAATTCAGCATCAGTTTTGTAGTATCCCTGGGGGCGAGCTGGAGCCTGATTTACCTCATTCGGAAAATTAAGATGGTGGCCAGGATACTATAGCCCGTCATAAAAACACTTGCGGAAAAAACTAAAAAAAATACTAATTTCGACGTTCGTAATTGCCCGATTCGTATAGATAAGTTACCCGCTCGTGAAATACCCTAAATTATTTAAATTTTCCGCCTTCTTTATTCTGCTGACTTTATCTGCAGGGCTTTTATATATCAGGTATGGAAAAGTACGGGGCCTTCCGGACGAGTTAAATGAGAAAGCCCTGAATGAAACGCTGATTGGGGTATATGATCGCAATCATCCCCTTCAGGAAAACCTGCCGGATAAGATTCAATACCTCTCCATGAAGTGGAAGAATGAAGGTTTGACGAATGCTTCGGATCTGAAGGAAAAGCTGTCAAAGTCTAAGAATCTGCTACTGACGCTTGAAATCTGGCCGGAAAACAATAAGAATGTGCTGGAGGAAATCATTGAGGGAAGCTACGATGCAAAAATTAAACAATTGGCTTTATTTGCAGGTGATCGTAATGATATCTTACTGCGCTTTCTTCCGGAAATGGAAATACCGGTTCAGGACTTTCCATGGCAGTACCAGTCGCCGGAACAATACATTAAAGCATTTAATCATTTCGCCAGACAGCTGAAAAAATTCGCACCGGCGATCAAAATGCTCTGGTCTCCTGCAGGGTATCCCGGCGACTCAGAGTTTTGGCCCGGCCCGGACAACGTAGACGCGGTTAGCATTACTTTAGGAAGTAAATCTGAACTGAAGAGTAAGGCTTATCCCGTAGATAGTAATTTGACGGTTGACGCATTGACAAATAAAATCCATAGAATGCGGTTTATGGATAAACCTATTCTAATCTTGTCGGCAGGATGGAAAACAGATCGAACGGCATTATCAGCGATGTTAAAAAAAGTAGCGCATCAGGCCGACAGTTTTAAAAACACCATTTATTCCCCCGGCTACTTCCATAGAGATACCAATGTTGTCATTCAACGTAAAACACTGATCATAGGGGCCTATGACCCAAGAAAGGTCTTACTGAAAGAACCTGAATTGAAGGTAGAACACCTGTTTACCGATTGGGGGGAAATCCAAAGAGGTGATTTTAATAAGAAGTTTCATGAAGTAACCGGACGTAAACATGATGTAATTGTGACCATGGAGCCCTGGAGGGACGCCAACAACCGTCAGGATTCATCGGTATTACAAAATACGATGCTGGGGAAATACGATCGTGAAATCAAAGAACTATATCGCATCATTTCTAATTCAGGCCAGCATGTTTATCTGCGTTGGGCTCATGAGATGGAAATCCCGATTCACCGCTACGCCTGGCAAAGCAAGTTGCCGGTAGATTACATCAATTCCTATCGGTATTTTATGAAATTTAAAAAGAAGGACGATCAGATCTTTAGGGTGTGGGGACCGGCAGGGGATAGAGGTTCGGCAGATTGGTATCCGGGAGATGATGTGGTGGATTACGTTAGTATTGCTATTTATGGTTTACCCGATAAAAATATTACCGATGAACGTCAGCAGGAATCATTCCACACCATATTTCAGCGGAAAAGCTATCGGATGAGGTTTATGAATAAACCCTTTTTTATTACTGAATTTGGCGTAAAAGGTACAACTGCTTATAAAAAGAAATGGCTGGAAGGCGCTGCGGAAACCATTCGTCAGAATCAACAGATATTTGGAGTATGTTATTTCAATTTGTTCGATAATCCTAAAGTCTGGGGAGATATAAAGGCCCCTGACTGGAGTATAACTAAAGATATATTTAAGGGATTTTGTAAATCACTTCAAACCAATACGGATGATTAATGGGGTATATATCAGTTAAGATAGGGAAGCTTTTCATGCTGATGGCGCTGTTTCTATTTCTGGGTTGTTCCAGGAAGGAAAATAAGCCGGAAGCCCATGTTTATATCGAAAATAAAGAGGGGAAATTCACTTTGTATCGGGCTGGTGCTCCATATCAGATTAAAGGGGCATCTGGCTTTTCGGAATTAGAGGCATTAAAAGAAGCGGGAGGAAATACCATCAGAATATGGGATACCGTAGGACTGAGTTCCGTATTGAAGAAGGCAAATGAGAATGGAATAGCGGTAATCGTTGGTCTATCCCTGCCGGAAAGTCAATACCTGTCTTTTTATGATGACCAGGCTAAAATTGATTCACAATACAAGGCTATTAAAAAAACAATCAATATCCATAAGAAAGATCCCGCATTGCTGATGTGGTGTGTAGGAAATGAACTGGTTTTTCCAGTCAGGCCTAAATACCATAATTTTTATAAAGCTTTTAATGACATCGTGGAGCTCATTCATCAGGACGATCCTGATCATCCGGTGACGACTACGGTGTTGAATTTTAACCAAAAGGACATTTTTAACATCAGAATGCGCACGGATATCGATCTTATCTCATTTAATGTTTTTGGTGCAATAAAGTATTTTAAAAAAGACCTGAAGGACTTTTCCTGGTTTTGGAATGGTCCATACCTCATCACTGAATGGGGAATAGACGGCCCATGGGACGGGACACGATACACGGCATGGGGGGCTTATATTGAACCGACAAGCACAAAAAAGGCAGCGCAATATAAGGAACGTTATGATCAGTATATTCCGGCTCATGACCCCCGGAATTTGGGCTCCTTTATCTTTTTCTGGGGTCAGAAGCAGGAAACAACCCATACCTGGTTCAGCCTTTTCGATGAACATGGCAGAAAAACAGAATCGGTTTCGGCCGCAACCGCAATATGGACAGGAAAAGAAGGAAACGATACTTTTCCGAAAATCAACTATATGCTCCTGAATAAGAAAGGAGCATATGATAATATCATACTTAAGCCCAATCAGCCGGTCAATGCGGAGTTATTGATGGAAACCGGATCTTTAAAGCCTGAAAAAGTGGAATGGGAAATCTATCCTGAAGACTGGTACAGAAAAGGAAATGTAAATAACCTGGTCAGGCCTGCTGCAGTTAGCACAAAATTTAACAATACCGCCGATTTACAGATTACATTTAATACACCCCTGAAGGAGGGGCCTTACCGGTTATTTGTAACCGTAACCAATCGTAATGGAAATATTGCCACTTCCAATACCCCATTCTATATAGCCATAGCCGACAATAATGAAAAGAAATGATCCAGTAATTAATCCGTCCAAATATCAGCTGTTCACTTTACGGCTGATGATCTTTTTGGGTGTTTTTTGCATGTTTTTCTTTTTTTCGGAGTTGCTTTATAAGGATACTGATTCGATTCCGCTGTATTGGATGCTCTTGTCTACCATTGGTGTAGCATGTGCGCAGATTATTCATGAATGGATTCACTACCTGTTCATTACTGTGCCCAAAAGACCTGTATCTCAAAAAAGCTTTACCGTTGATGTTTTTACCACATTTTGTGCGGGAGAACCTTATGAAATGATCAGGGAAACCCTGATGGCGATTCAAGCCATGACCTATCCTCATCAGACTTACCTTTGTGATGAGGCCAACGATCCCTATTTAAAAGATTTTTGTGAAGAACATGGCATCCATCACATCACCAGAACGCTAAAAATAGATGCAAAAGCGGGGAATATAAACAACGCATTGAAGCAGTCATCAGCTGAACTCTGCCTGGTTCTGGATCCGGATCATGTTCCTTTTCCTGATTTTCTGGACCATGTTGTTCCTCATTTTAATCATCCTGAAATCGGATTTGTGCAGGTGGTCCAGTCTTATAAAAATCAGGACCAGACCTTGATTGCCAAAGGGGCAGCACAACAAACTTACCAGTTCTACGGACCAATGATGATGACGATGAATAGGTATGGAACGGTGCTGGCGATTGGGGCAAACTGTACGTTCAGAAGGGAAGCACTGGATAGTATTGGCGGACATGCAGCAGGTTTGGCGGAAGATATGCATACCTCTATGCAGCTGCATGCTAAGGGATGGAAATCGGTTTATGTCCCGGTAGTGGTCGCGAGAGGTTTGGTGCCCAATACGCTATCGGCTTATTATAGTCAGCAGCTGAAATGGGCGAGAGGCGTTTTTGAATTGTGGGTGACCAGCTATCCTGCCTTGTTTAGGAAGTTTAGCTGGAAGCAGAAACTACATTATGGAACGATCCCCGTATTCTACCTTTCCGGAATATTTTATTTGCTCAATTTTATCATTCCCATCGCTTCCCTGACGCTGAACATCAGTCCGGTGAATATTGATTTTTCAAAGTTTTTTATCCTCGCATTTCCATTAACTGTTTTGATTATCCTCATCAGACACTTTGTACAGAAGTGGGTGATGGAAGAAGAGGAACGGGGTTTCCACTTAGTCGGAGGTTTATTGATGATCGGTACCTGGTGGATCTTCCTGCTGGGATTTGTTTATACACTATTGCGTATAAAAGTACCTTATATTCCTACACCTAAGGATGATGAGGAAGACGACAACCGGCTCCTGAACCTTCCCAATATGCTGGTGATTTTAGCCTCTTTGACTGCCATCGGATATGGATTGTACCATGACCTGAATCCTTATAATCTTTTTATGGCTGGATTTGCAGCGTTTAACTGCTTAATTCTGTTGTTTACCATTGCTGCGAGCAAGCAGCTGCAGTTTAGAAAGTATAAGCACAAACATCCTTATTTGTTGTTGGTGATGCAGAACATCGCGGTGTTTAAGACCCATTTCTGGAAATTCAGGAGACGTCTTTACGGCTGGATGAGAAACACAGCGCTCCTCATCACGGCAGTCATGAGCTGTTTCATCCTATACCTGATTACTGCACAGAAATCTGCGAACGAACCGGCAACTCCGGCTTTTCCCGATCGGAGGAATCTGTTAATACCCGGAATATTTGCGCCTTCACAATCTGAAGGGCTGAGCTCCATGGAAGTGGTGAAAAAAATAGAACAGCAAAGCGATATCCATTTTGGTATGATATCACTTTATTTATCATGGGGTGATCAGAAAAAAAACGAATTGCCTGGTCAGTTACTGGATAGTATTTATGAGGCCAATGCAATTCCTATGATTACCTGGGAGCCCTGGCAAAGTCTCTTTGAACAAAATAAAAACAATAAAGCAAGAGAAGAAAAGGTCTTTTCCAGAATTGTAGATGGAGCTTATGATGCCTACCTCAGCCGCTTTTCCAGTCAGATAAAGGCGTTGAACAGACCGGTTTTTATACGGTTTGCACATGAAGCAGATAATCCTCAATATCCCTGGTCGGCGGTTGGCAGAAATACGCCTGCTGAATTCATTGCTGCATGGAAATATGTACATGCCTATTTTGCAGACCATCAGGTGCACAATATAGTGTGGGTATGGAATCCCTGGAAAGCCGAAGCAGTGAACGCTTATTTTCCGGGAAAGGAATATGTAGACTGGATTGGCGTGACCAATTTGAATTATGCAAGCCAAAATCCGGATGGGCAGTCTTATACGATGGAAGAACTCTATGAGCCCTTTCACAGACTGAAAGAATTTAAAAGCGGACTTCCGGTGATGTTGGCTGAAACGGGATCATTGCATACTGCCCCCGGACAACAGGAATGGCTGCAAAATGCATTTCATCAGGTGGAGACCCGGTATCCGGAGATTAAAGCCGTTCTGTTTTTTCATAGCGGGGAAGATAAAAATACGGTGATCGCCAAGGGTACTCCGCTCCTGGATTGGAGGCTGGACGATTTTAGTCCGATAGGGAAAATGTTAAAGACAAATGGGAAGCAGACACAGTGGATTTCCAATCAAACTATTGTGCAATCCGGTTCAGGTCAGACGGCCGATAAGAAAACGATTGCCCACCCAGAAGCGCTTGAAAGCATCAGAGGTGTGAATTATACCAAGGATCAAAACTGGAAAATCAGTTATCACAGTTTAAAAAAGGAAGAAATCGTAGATGACTTCGGACAAATGAAGCGGATGGGCATCAATACGATCAAACATATTGGCCCTAATATTTACGATTATAATATTCTAAAGGTTGCAGGACAAAAAAAGCT comes from the Pedobacter sp. FW305-3-2-15-E-R2A2 genome and includes:
- a CDS encoding glycosyltransferase yields the protein MKRNDPVINPSKYQLFTLRLMIFLGVFCMFFFFSELLYKDTDSIPLYWMLLSTIGVACAQIIHEWIHYLFITVPKRPVSQKSFTVDVFTTFCAGEPYEMIRETLMAIQAMTYPHQTYLCDEANDPYLKDFCEEHGIHHITRTLKIDAKAGNINNALKQSSAELCLVLDPDHVPFPDFLDHVVPHFNHPEIGFVQVVQSYKNQDQTLIAKGAAQQTYQFYGPMMMTMNRYGTVLAIGANCTFRREALDSIGGHAAGLAEDMHTSMQLHAKGWKSVYVPVVVARGLVPNTLSAYYSQQLKWARGVFELWVTSYPALFRKFSWKQKLHYGTIPVFYLSGIFYLLNFIIPIASLTLNISPVNIDFSKFFILAFPLTVLIILIRHFVQKWVMEEEERGFHLVGGLLMIGTWWIFLLGFVYTLLRIKVPYIPTPKDDEEDDNRLLNLPNMLVILASLTAIGYGLYHDLNPYNLFMAGFAAFNCLILLFTIAASKQLQFRKYKHKHPYLLLVMQNIAVFKTHFWKFRRRLYGWMRNTALLITAVMSCFILYLITAQKSANEPATPAFPDRRNLLIPGIFAPSQSEGLSSMEVVKKIEQQSDIHFGMISLYLSWGDQKKNELPGQLLDSIYEANAIPMITWEPWQSLFEQNKNNKAREEKVFSRIVDGAYDAYLSRFSSQIKALNRPVFIRFAHEADNPQYPWSAVGRNTPAEFIAAWKYVHAYFADHQVHNIVWVWNPWKAEAVNAYFPGKEYVDWIGVTNLNYASQNPDGQSYTMEELYEPFHRLKEFKSGLPVMLAETGSLHTAPGQQEWLQNAFHQVETRYPEIKAVLFFHSGEDKNTVIAKGTPLLDWRLDDFSPIGKMLKTNGKQTQWISNQTIVQSGSGQTADKKTIAHPEALESIRGVNYTKDQNWKISYHSLKKEEIVDDFGQMKRMGINTIKHIGPNIYDYNILKVAGQKKLGVVYSFWIEDQNNFVTDPEKLEDFADEILKTVNRLKHNKNIVSWNIGNTPMLQIEQHFYKPDRFYPREVYLSWLKKLTLSIQQADPERPVTVDLAVNSNLSTNAALLKDRIPNVYLGLVAGNHGNEEHEIEKLKMPYFYSCISPDRYLKLKSKTSGAVLKNWQDQQRKNTVSFDGLKDLYGDNRAELYELGEVWNGLKRPLPIPRMKILKPATTIIESGTATYHVMYEVNEGWKILTDRSGLKFKWHLVKNDIYGNPIQMDQIGTAAEITVKIPTEYKRYQLYLYVIKGRQVQVIKSNLNTPLNP
- a CDS encoding helix-turn-helix domain-containing protein, whose protein sequence is MTTENNDCNGNPCPASKLLKMLSGKWKAQIFRLALDGPLRFNSLIRQLEGSNKQAIAVALKELEEEGLFERKVIRLKPLHVEYMLSERGASMISVFQQLEEL
- a CDS encoding LytTR family DNA-binding domain-containing protein, which produces MITEQYFYNWYCPGKLKQMAGLMFLVSFLFLFLFRPFTVTETELKYSYLFTCFLHALSPALIMFSYFTILIYFQKTNPDRDEGPVFKWITSIAGMLFLIGLASFFLRDLIYTNPNNWSLRYLWEEIRNAYLAGTLFFSYFLFARSYFHQRKTELAAAVPVSEITLPENQENIFVKAHVKIDDFNFNPADFLFARAEGNYVEITMRREHGLQKELRRISLKQLELQLTGYVGFLRCHRAYLINIQKVADFSGNSQGYLLSFDEVAEEVPVSRANLQLFDQRYQMLHSAN
- a CDS encoding DUF1080 domain-containing protein, whose product is MKKILIGIGMAFLALLANTSTLFAQTKPIQFGEERNLEHGKKKVISWINVNTEPGTWKKEKDLLICSGKPIGVMRSEKLYENFILQVEWKHMEAGGNSGVFVWSDAKPGEQNRLPAGVEVQMLELDWVNQNLQNGVMAPIAYVHGELFGVGGVETVPDNPRGERSKSIENRCKGKGEWNTYKVVCVDGTIKLSVNGKFVNGVSKSTVKKGYLCLESEGAEIHFRNLKVTEL
- a CDS encoding glycoside hydrolase family 2 TIM barrel-domain containing protein; the protein is MGYISVKIGKLFMLMALFLFLGCSRKENKPEAHVYIENKEGKFTLYRAGAPYQIKGASGFSELEALKEAGGNTIRIWDTVGLSSVLKKANENGIAVIVGLSLPESQYLSFYDDQAKIDSQYKAIKKTINIHKKDPALLMWCVGNELVFPVRPKYHNFYKAFNDIVELIHQDDPDHPVTTTVLNFNQKDIFNIRMRTDIDLISFNVFGAIKYFKKDLKDFSWFWNGPYLITEWGIDGPWDGTRYTAWGAYIEPTSTKKAAQYKERYDQYIPAHDPRNLGSFIFFWGQKQETTHTWFSLFDEHGRKTESVSAATAIWTGKEGNDTFPKINYMLLNKKGAYDNIILKPNQPVNAELLMETGSLKPEKVEWEIYPEDWYRKGNVNNLVRPAAVSTKFNNTADLQITFNTPLKEGPYRLFVTVTNRNGNIATSNTPFYIAIADNNEKK
- a CDS encoding acyltransferase; translation: MNIQIEKVTTQTRTPWIDYLRGFVTVLVVAHHTSLAYTTFASFNKAAYISSTHPVVDAMRWIGMDYFEDFNDIFFMSLMFLISGIFVMSSLRKKGTGLFIADRFYRLLIPFFIGVTLLMLMAHYPAYYLAHGNFNLKDYVIDFFTVEAWPVGPPWFIWVLFVFNVVLALLYPFVGPFINRLGERLANCANRPLKVLFIWYLLTWITYVPLMLWAGAGTWTGFGPFDFQVSRVLLYFGYFLIGVLVGSSGIDRSIFGNHSLLMKKWSLWGVAAIFTYVVLKLSEAPLKEMYAQKGSNPLLIALIYRSIWTLSCTLSSIALISLFRKLFSHANRFWQSLSENAYGIYLIHYIFVIWCQFLLLEAGLPVVIKFSISFVVSLGASWSLIYLIRKIKMVARIL
- a CDS encoding DsbA family protein, with product MNNPLMCDPETGSCEMPGLPEENETTLPKAVEKPLRVIYFTDPICSSCWGIEPQLRKLKMEYGALLNIEYHMGGLLPDWSYNSGGISKPADVASHWDEVSLYYDMPIDGDVWLEDPLDSSYPPSIAFKAAQMQDPNKALLFLRRIKEMVFLKKKNICKWEHLSAAAVETGLDPVKLDLDVQEKAKQYFQEDLQLTGSWNVRGFPTLFITDAKGNQEKIYGVKPYSVYEAAISSLLPDAEQKKATPEHTLEVLFSAYPTITRKELSVIAGLSSEEAERVLDNLVAEDKLELSITKNGKIWKIKN